The Thalassotalea sp. 273M-4 genome includes a region encoding these proteins:
- a CDS encoding isocitrate dehydrogenase has product MTKQTITVIPGDGIGPSIIDSCLKVLDKAGCDFEYEFADAGLTALEKHGELVPEQTIKLIEKNKITLKGPLTTPVGEGFTSINVTLRKQFKLYANLRPVTSFKGTRARYENIDILTIRENTEGMYSGLGQITSEDGEQAEAKSLITREGARRIVKFAYETARKEGRKKVTAVHKANILKSTSGLFLKVAREVGEEYPDIESAEMIVDNCCMQLVMNPEQFDVIVTTNLFGDIISDLCAGLVGGLGMAPGANIGEDCAIFEAVHGSAPDIAGKNLANPSSVILASIQMLEYLGKTEQATKIRNALKDVIESGDRTTRDLGGNAGTTEFTEALLERL; this is encoded by the coding sequence ATGACAAAACAAACCATCACAGTGATCCCAGGGGATGGCATTGGCCCAAGTATTATCGACTCATGTTTAAAAGTTTTAGACAAGGCTGGATGTGATTTTGAGTACGAGTTCGCTGATGCAGGTTTAACTGCGCTAGAAAAACATGGTGAACTGGTTCCTGAACAAACCATAAAGTTAATCGAAAAAAATAAAATCACCTTAAAAGGCCCATTAACCACGCCAGTCGGTGAAGGTTTTACTTCAATTAACGTTACTTTGCGCAAGCAATTTAAGTTATACGCCAATTTACGTCCGGTAACCTCATTTAAAGGCACCCGTGCTCGTTACGAGAATATTGATATCTTAACGATTCGTGAAAATACCGAAGGCATGTATTCAGGTTTAGGTCAAATTACCTCAGAAGATGGTGAACAAGCAGAAGCTAAAAGCTTGATCACTCGCGAAGGTGCTCGCCGTATTGTTAAGTTTGCTTACGAAACGGCTCGCAAAGAAGGGCGTAAAAAAGTGACGGCTGTCCACAAAGCTAACATTTTAAAGTCTACTTCCGGTTTATTCCTAAAAGTTGCTCGAGAAGTTGGTGAAGAGTATCCAGATATTGAATCAGCCGAGATGATCGTTGATAACTGTTGTATGCAATTGGTTATGAACCCTGAGCAATTTGATGTTATTGTAACCACCAACTTATTTGGCGATATTATCTCTGATTTATGTGCCGGTTTAGTGGGTGGCCTTGGTATGGCACCAGGGGCTAACATTGGTGAAGATTGCGCTATTTTTGAAGCGGTACATGGCAGTGCGCCAGACATTGCTGGTAAAAACTTAGCCAACCCTTCTTCCGTTATCCTTGCGTCTATTCAAATGTTAGAATACTTGGGTAAAACGGAACAAGCGACCAAAATTCGTAACGCCTTAAAAGATGTGATTGAATCTGGCGATAGAACGACTCGTGACTTAGGTGGTAATGCTGGTACAACAGAATTTACCGAAGCCTTACTTGAGCGTTTATAG
- a CDS encoding TonB-dependent receptor plug domain-containing protein, producing the protein MNVTYLFRALRVAGYTSLATTLIYVPSTYTYAEENEQKIERIEVTGSRLKRTDLETPVPVTVIGREEILASGALNVADVLNQSPIAIAGSSSSNSAFTTSAVGLNTTALRNLGDERTLVLVNGRRFISGKDPSSGYAVDLNSIPTSMIERIEILKSASSAIYGSDAVAGVVNIILRKNFEGIELNLSTGISGEGDREQYSLSLTGGHSWNSGNVTMSIGYDDDKGLRSSDRDFSALDEAILLDENGKEYRGELFSSFPPQGRIGSTSSGYNGDGTPFSNDNRFNRASYRQLVTPLERKYAAFNFNQELSDDVKIFTEVNWNNASTYDSTIEPSALDIGEDVWLQPRGGTGGMSIYSPLVPELLRTNLEADGITNINELDFVRRMVEFGPRSTDLERDTIRIATGLDWDIDGNWQLNTFLSWGKTDQNQDNGGQVNIERAILALDAEVDPDTGELRCVSQHARLQGCTPLNLFGAGTISDDAIAYVSSPAKVKGQAEQFIVGASVVGELPWELDGGNVGMVFGYEHRLEKGEFSPGDLAQTGASNTNLSLPTKGSFYTDDWFVEFGLPFADNFQLDLAARYSDHEITGGDVTWNAGLEYSPSETLMFRASAATAVRTPNIADLYGGRGETFASVSDPCSGLESDGSDGIAANIRANCLSISEVADRVASTGSFTLSQVEAQNAGGTIGGNENVKEETAQTYSLGVVWQVTDALSLTVDYYDISIEDAIRSTSRTTVLNRCFDVATSEFDPNCGSYQSPQGPAPVAVRDQNGALLEVHSGTSNENDLDTKGLDIEVSYSTDIGPGTLKTLLVWNYIDEWIETSIEDGTSVDYVGEVLTPDNRANLNITYLWDDFTVTWRTRFWDKSVDSVNEDNFNFSNFEPLQESNTFGSYIMHDLAADYYYSEDVKFGFVIKNAFDKQPPFAGQGFLNSSTGVNTVPDAYDITGRYFQANVTFKF; encoded by the coding sequence ATGAACGTTACATACTTATTCAGGGCTTTAAGAGTTGCAGGATATACATCTTTGGCAACCACTCTTATTTATGTCCCCTCCACTTATACCTACGCTGAAGAAAATGAGCAAAAGATAGAACGAATTGAAGTCACAGGCTCTCGATTAAAACGCACAGACCTTGAAACACCGGTGCCGGTTACCGTTATCGGCCGTGAAGAAATCCTTGCCTCGGGTGCGTTAAACGTTGCCGATGTCCTTAACCAATCGCCTATTGCCATCGCTGGTTCAAGTTCATCAAATTCCGCGTTTACCACTTCGGCGGTTGGGTTAAATACCACTGCCCTGCGAAACTTAGGTGATGAGCGAACCCTTGTGCTTGTTAATGGTCGCCGATTTATATCCGGTAAAGATCCATCAAGTGGTTATGCGGTCGATTTAAATTCAATTCCCACTTCAATGATTGAGCGCATTGAAATTTTAAAAAGTGCTTCTTCTGCCATTTACGGCTCTGATGCGGTTGCTGGCGTTGTCAATATCATTTTGCGTAAAAACTTTGAAGGTATAGAACTTAACCTATCAACGGGTATCAGTGGTGAGGGCGATCGAGAGCAGTACTCGCTCAGTTTAACCGGTGGGCATAGTTGGAATAGCGGTAATGTCACCATGTCAATTGGTTACGATGATGACAAAGGTTTACGTTCCAGCGATCGTGACTTTTCAGCATTGGATGAGGCCATTTTGCTCGATGAAAATGGTAAAGAGTACCGAGGAGAGCTTTTTTCTTCCTTTCCTCCCCAAGGTCGAATCGGTAGCACCAGTTCTGGTTATAATGGCGATGGCACCCCCTTTTCCAATGATAATCGATTTAACCGCGCCAGTTATCGTCAATTAGTTACCCCTTTAGAGCGCAAATACGCTGCATTTAACTTTAATCAAGAGCTTAGCGATGACGTTAAGATATTTACCGAAGTTAATTGGAACAATGCCTCAACCTATGACTCAACCATTGAGCCTTCGGCATTAGACATTGGTGAAGATGTTTGGCTGCAACCTCGTGGTGGCACTGGTGGTATGAGCATCTATTCCCCGTTGGTACCTGAACTACTACGGACAAATCTTGAGGCCGACGGTATAACCAATATAAATGAACTGGATTTTGTTCGCCGAATGGTAGAATTTGGTCCTCGCTCTACCGACTTAGAGCGCGACACCATACGCATTGCCACAGGTTTAGACTGGGATATTGATGGCAACTGGCAACTGAACACGTTCTTAAGCTGGGGTAAAACCGATCAAAATCAAGACAATGGCGGACAAGTCAATATTGAACGCGCCATTTTAGCCCTTGATGCGGAAGTTGACCCAGATACAGGTGAGCTTCGTTGTGTAAGCCAACACGCGCGCTTACAAGGCTGTACGCCATTAAATCTCTTTGGTGCTGGCACCATTTCTGACGATGCTATTGCCTATGTCAGCTCTCCAGCCAAAGTTAAAGGGCAAGCAGAGCAATTTATAGTCGGCGCCAGTGTGGTCGGTGAACTGCCATGGGAGTTAGACGGTGGTAATGTGGGGATGGTGTTTGGTTATGAACACCGACTTGAAAAAGGCGAGTTTAGCCCTGGCGATTTAGCTCAAACCGGCGCATCAAATACCAATTTATCATTACCAACGAAAGGCAGTTTTTACACCGACGATTGGTTTGTTGAATTTGGCTTACCGTTTGCTGATAACTTTCAACTTGATTTGGCCGCTCGATATTCTGATCATGAAATAACCGGCGGGGATGTCACTTGGAATGCAGGACTTGAGTACTCACCATCCGAGACCCTTATGTTTCGCGCTTCTGCAGCAACCGCGGTTAGAACTCCAAATATTGCCGATTTATACGGCGGTCGCGGCGAGACCTTTGCCAGTGTTTCCGACCCTTGTTCAGGGCTTGAAAGCGATGGCAGTGACGGTATTGCCGCAAATATTCGAGCCAACTGTTTAAGCATTTCTGAGGTTGCTGACCGGGTTGCCAGTACCGGTTCATTTACTTTATCACAGGTAGAAGCTCAAAATGCTGGTGGTACTATTGGTGGTAATGAAAACGTAAAAGAGGAAACCGCACAAACCTACAGCTTAGGTGTCGTATGGCAAGTGACGGATGCCTTATCGCTCACGGTCGATTACTATGACATTTCGATTGAAGATGCCATCCGTTCAACCTCTCGTACTACCGTCCTTAATCGATGTTTTGATGTTGCAACGAGTGAGTTTGATCCTAATTGCGGTAGCTATCAAAGTCCACAAGGTCCTGCCCCAGTTGCCGTACGAGATCAAAACGGGGCGTTATTGGAAGTACACTCTGGTACCAGTAATGAAAATGATTTAGACACCAAAGGCTTAGATATTGAAGTAAGCTATTCAACTGACATCGGGCCGGGTACGTTAAAAACCTTACTTGTTTGGAATTACATTGATGAGTGGATTGAAACCAGTATTGAAGATGGCACTTCGGTAGATTATGTTGGCGAAGTACTCACCCCAGATAACCGAGCTAATCTTAACATCACTTATCTTTGGGATGATTTTACTGTGACTTGGCGCACACGTTTTTGGGATAAGTCCGTGGATTCTGTTAATGAAGATAATTTTAACTTCTCTAACTTTGAGCCATTGCAGGAGTCAAATACCTTCGGCAGCTACATTATGCATGATTTAGCGGCGGACTATTATTACAGTGAGGATGTTAAGTTTGGCTTTGTCATTAAAAATGCCTTTGATAAACAGCCCCCCTTTGCCGGCCAAGGCTTTTTAAACAGCTCAACCGGGGTTAATACGGTACCAGATGCCTATGACATTACCGGCCGTTACTTTCAAGCCAACGTAACCTTTAAATTTTAA
- a CDS encoding Mpo1-like protein → MKKTYNSFKEFFPYYLSQHQHPKCRAMHYIGSALVIIVFIFSLLSHQLWYLWVLPVIGYSFAWLGHALFEHNKPATFQYPWFSLMADWVMFFNFLRGKHQDS, encoded by the coding sequence ATGAAAAAGACCTATAACAGCTTTAAAGAATTTTTCCCCTATTATCTTTCGCAACATCAACACCCTAAATGCCGAGCGATGCACTACATTGGTAGTGCATTGGTGATCATAGTGTTTATTTTTAGTTTACTGAGTCATCAGTTGTGGTATCTGTGGGTCTTGCCCGTTATTGGATACAGCTTTGCTTGGCTAGGTCATGCGTTGTTTGAGCACAATAAGCCGGCAACGTTTCAATATCCTTGGTTTAGTTTAATGGCTGACTGGGTGATGTTTTTTAACTTTCTAAGAGGCAAGCATCAAGATAGCTAA
- a CDS encoding 2OG-Fe(II) oxygenase, whose translation MLFKGKKIECYLWFSSLIKAWQEGHGGELVLYQSGSCQNGMIVKPEFGTLALFLSEEFPHEVLTANKERYSIAGWFRSNGSFGYKVDPPQ comes from the coding sequence ATGCTTTTCAAGGGCAAAAAAATAGAGTGTTATCTATGGTTCTCTTCCTTAATTAAAGCATGGCAAGAAGGTCATGGCGGTGAATTGGTTTTATATCAAAGTGGATCCTGTCAAAATGGGATGATAGTGAAACCAGAGTTTGGCACATTGGCGCTTTTTCTAAGCGAAGAATTCCCCCACGAAGTTTTAACGGCCAACAAAGAGCGATATTCTATTGCCGGTTGGTTTCGAAGTAATGGCTCGTTTGGATATAAAGTTGACCCGCCGCAATAA
- the queF gene encoding NADPH-dependent 7-cyano-7-deazaguanine reductase QueF (Catalyzes the NADPH-dependent reduction of 7-cyano-7-deazaguanine (preQ0) to 7-aminomethyl-7-deazaguanine (preQ1) in queuosine biosynthesis) codes for MSKYQNADELKSLILGKTTDYKSDYSPELLQGVPRALNRQDLNLSNDSLPFYGEDIWYGYELSWLLPSGKPVVALAEFCFPVDSENLIESKSFKLYLNSFNQTRFANWQQVEQTLSDDLAKVAGKPVKVSLFNVNDCLALEIPEIKAKNIDHVDITIDNYEFDRDLLKGSVEPQSEHVSEYLVSHLLKSNCLITNQPDWGSVYIQYTGPKIDHAALLTYIISFRQHNEFHEQCVERIYTDIMEFCQCDSLSVFARYTRRGGLDINPFRSSRKQPTPRNRTLRQ; via the coding sequence ATGAGTAAATATCAAAACGCCGACGAATTAAAATCGCTGATTTTAGGCAAAACAACCGATTATAAGAGCGACTACAGCCCAGAACTATTACAAGGTGTTCCAAGAGCATTAAATCGTCAAGATTTAAACCTTAGTAACGACTCTTTACCTTTTTATGGTGAAGACATTTGGTATGGTTATGAATTATCTTGGTTATTGCCAAGCGGCAAGCCTGTTGTCGCGCTTGCTGAGTTTTGTTTTCCCGTTGACAGTGAAAACCTTATTGAGTCCAAGTCATTTAAGTTATATTTAAACAGTTTTAACCAAACTCGCTTTGCTAATTGGCAACAAGTAGAACAAACCTTGAGTGATGATTTAGCCAAAGTGGCCGGTAAACCGGTTAAAGTGTCCTTGTTTAATGTTAATGACTGCCTGGCATTAGAAATACCCGAGATCAAAGCTAAAAACATTGATCATGTAGATATCACTATTGATAACTACGAATTTGATCGCGACTTGTTAAAGGGCAGTGTTGAACCTCAGTCTGAGCACGTAAGCGAATATTTAGTAAGTCATTTGTTAAAGTCCAATTGCCTTATTACCAATCAACCCGACTGGGGTAGCGTTTACATCCAGTACACAGGGCCTAAAATCGATCATGCTGCGCTGTTAACGTATATCATTTCATTTCGCCAGCATAACGAATTTCACGAGCAATGTGTCGAGCGCATTTATACCGATATTATGGAATTTTGTCAGTGTGACTCTTTGTCAGTATTTGCTCGTTATACCCGTCGTGGTGGTCTTGATATCAATCCATTTCGTTCCAGTCGCAAACAACCGACACCTCGTAATCGCACATTACGCCAATAA
- a CDS encoding M14 family metallocarboxypeptidase — protein sequence MNQDKSYPIGTPGQKWGNDEKQCWLSKQQVKRSYQDEVIAKLKDAPASLETVNYGQLTYKDKTFELCILKSANIDLTKPFILITGGVHGYETSGVQGAIRFAQTQVEQFPQFNFVIAPCISPWGYETINRWNPNAIDPNRSFYQPSPAQESALIMAYVNQLKTELNIEFLAHFDLHETTDTDNSEFRPALAARDASVQTSWNIPDGFYLVGDSENPQKAFQKAIIEAVEQVTHIAPADQNNQLIGKDLDQFGVINYPTKKLGLCASLTGAAYCTTTEVYPDSDKVDDENCIRAQVAAISGGLKHLLSL from the coding sequence ATGAATCAGGATAAATCGTACCCTATTGGCACCCCAGGACAAAAATGGGGTAATGACGAAAAACAATGTTGGTTATCTAAACAGCAAGTAAAACGCAGTTATCAAGATGAAGTGATTGCCAAGTTAAAGGATGCTCCAGCCTCGCTCGAAACAGTTAACTATGGCCAACTAACCTATAAAGATAAGACCTTTGAGTTATGTATTTTAAAGTCGGCTAATATTGATTTAACCAAACCTTTCATTTTAATCACTGGTGGGGTGCATGGTTACGAGACCAGTGGGGTCCAAGGTGCTATTCGTTTTGCCCAAACTCAAGTGGAACAATTTCCTCAATTTAACTTTGTGATTGCGCCGTGTATTAGCCCTTGGGGATACGAAACCATCAATCGCTGGAACCCGAATGCCATTGATCCCAACCGTTCATTTTATCAACCCAGTCCAGCGCAAGAATCGGCGCTAATAATGGCGTATGTAAACCAGTTAAAAACTGAATTGAATATTGAATTTTTAGCGCATTTTGACTTACATGAAACCACAGATACAGATAACAGTGAGTTTCGTCCCGCGCTTGCCGCTCGTGATGCCAGCGTACAAACATCTTGGAATATACCTGACGGTTTTTATTTGGTTGGTGATAGTGAGAATCCACAAAAGGCATTTCAAAAAGCGATTATTGAGGCAGTGGAGCAAGTTACTCATATTGCGCCAGCGGATCAAAATAATCAGTTAATAGGTAAAGATTTAGACCAATTTGGGGTCATTAATTACCCAACGAAAAAATTAGGCTTATGCGCAAGTCTTACTGGTGCTGCGTATTGTACGACCACAGAAGTGTATCCTGATAGCGACAAAGTCGATGATGAAAACTGCATACGAGCTCAAGTTGCCGCGATCAGTGGTGGATTAAAACATTTATTATCGCTTTAA
- the syd gene encoding SecY-interacting protein, whose product MSASQPSLSQNLDTFLQQFVQHSQNKTGSLPLVEADEQWPSPCEVGEPSANGMVQWQPAKFDSALSFDNVEKALELRLHDDIKTYFCHCFAESVPATAKDGNLELLFAWSADDFERLQKNVIGHVLMKQKLKQQVTVFFAVTDEEDINLVINNDSGEVWTEAVGCEPSHKVSDSLAEFIAQLSPL is encoded by the coding sequence ATGAGCGCGTCACAACCTAGTCTTAGTCAAAATCTTGACACATTTTTACAGCAATTTGTCCAACATAGTCAAAATAAAACCGGAAGTTTGCCTCTGGTTGAAGCGGATGAACAATGGCCATCGCCTTGTGAAGTTGGAGAGCCGAGTGCAAATGGGATGGTGCAGTGGCAGCCAGCCAAGTTTGATTCAGCTTTATCATTTGATAATGTTGAAAAGGCGCTTGAGCTCAGATTACACGACGATATTAAAACCTATTTTTGTCACTGTTTTGCCGAGTCCGTGCCGGCAACAGCAAAAGATGGAAATTTGGAGTTGTTATTTGCATGGAGTGCCGACGACTTTGAGCGTTTGCAAAAAAATGTTATCGGCCATGTCTTAATGAAGCAAAAATTAAAGCAGCAGGTGACGGTGTTTTTTGCTGTTACCGACGAAGAAGATATTAACTTGGTGATTAACAACGACAGTGGTGAAGTATGGACGGAAGCCGTTGGTTGTGAACCTTCTCATAAAGTCTCCGACTCGTTAGCTGAGTTTATCGCTCAGCTCTCGCCACTTTAA
- the xni gene encoding flap endonuclease Xni, which produces MKVNLILIDAMNLIRRIYAVQERPFLLLDELSDKTKVQIIHNTKLNANKALQKILNELKPTHALAVFDCKNPCWRYQLFADYKKGRKQMPTHLQESLVDIQDGFLELGVDSLESENDEADDLIATLAVKVALRGQHTTIISTDKGYLPILGQNIDVYDYFNKRYMDEEYVRNKFSVKSSQLIDYWTMTGDNTNKIPGVTGIGPVTAADLLQQYGSLNAILAAEDLKKSLKRKFTECHDQIQISQQLLNLKKDIPLGFNLKDIRLEHEELTLD; this is translated from the coding sequence ATGAAAGTTAACCTGATTTTAATCGATGCCATGAACCTGATCCGCAGAATATATGCGGTGCAGGAACGCCCCTTTTTGTTGTTAGACGAACTCTCTGACAAAACCAAGGTTCAGATCATTCACAATACTAAACTCAATGCCAATAAAGCATTGCAAAAAATCCTGAATGAGTTGAAACCAACCCATGCGTTAGCCGTTTTTGACTGTAAAAATCCTTGTTGGCGATATCAGCTGTTTGCGGATTACAAAAAAGGGCGCAAACAAATGCCCACGCATTTGCAAGAAAGCTTAGTTGATATACAAGACGGTTTTTTAGAACTTGGTGTCGACTCTTTAGAATCAGAGAACGATGAAGCCGACGATTTAATTGCCACCTTAGCGGTAAAAGTCGCTCTTAGGGGGCAACATACCACCATCATTTCAACCGACAAGGGCTACTTGCCTATACTTGGGCAAAACATTGACGTTTATGACTACTTTAATAAACGTTACATGGATGAAGAGTATGTGCGAAATAAGTTTTCGGTGAAGTCTAGCCAATTAATTGACTACTGGACGATGACGGGCGATAACACCAATAAAATACCTGGTGTCACCGGAATAGGCCCAGTCACCGCTGCCGACTTATTGCAACAATATGGATCATTAAATGCAATTTTAGCCGCCGAAGACTTGAAGAAGTCGCTGAAAAGAAAATTCACTGAATGCCATGACCAAATCCAAATAAGTCAACAATTATTGAATCTAAAAAAAGATATTCCTCTGGGTTTTAATTTAAAAGATATACGCTTAGAGCACGAAGAACTAACGCTCGATTAA
- a CDS encoding DUF3192 domain-containing protein codes for MKKSLAALLIAAPLAMVLPGCIVVADGDGSHENITASFQDREYENRKKIARLSLDMGYLEVQDHLGVPDFNETFQRNNENIQVLFYRTNRKHKDSMTTKDECTPLVFKNGKLVSWGEKAYKMI; via the coding sequence ATGAAAAAGTCATTAGCTGCCTTATTAATTGCTGCCCCTTTAGCTATGGTGTTACCAGGTTGTATTGTCGTTGCCGATGGTGATGGCAGCCATGAAAACATCACCGCAAGTTTTCAAGATCGTGAATATGAAAATCGTAAGAAAATTGCTCGTTTATCTTTAGATATGGGATATCTAGAAGTGCAAGATCACCTAGGTGTGCCTGATTTTAATGAAACTTTTCAACGAAATAACGAGAACATTCAAGTCTTATTTTATCGTACTAATCGCAAACACAAAGATTCTATGACCACCAAAGATGAGTGTACGCCACTTGTATTTAAAAATGGAAAGCTGGTCAGTTGGGGTGAAAAAGCTTACAAGATGATTTAG
- the ppnN gene encoding nucleotide 5'-monophosphate nucleosidase PpnN, with product MQIELNPVGNMCLLSPLEVDLLHRSANSELYQLYRNCSLAVLNVGSNTDDAEAIYKQYESFDIEILKRERGVKLKLINPPEHALVDGKVITGIREQLSAVLRDILFISNRYLCIPQPKPSNIITHIVFDIIRNANSIKLESDPNLITCWGGHSINHNEYKYTKEVGYQLGLRGMNICTGCGPGAMKGPMKGATFGHAKQRNYRGRYIGLTEPSIIAAEPPNTIVNELVIMPDIEKRLEAFVRLSHGMIIFPGGAGTAEELLFILGILLHPENKYQKLPIVLTGPRESEQYFAELDNFIGSILGPEAQQMYTIIIDNSEDVAQYLQQHLHSVINYRKMVGDAYHYNWSLEIEDHFQRPFDPSHENMANLCLRKDLPVNELAANLRKAFSGIVAGNVKPEWVKRIREQGRYQISGDKEIMSLMDNLLSSFVKQQRMKLPGSKYTPCYDIVQE from the coding sequence ATGCAGATAGAATTAAACCCAGTAGGTAATATGTGCCTGCTCTCTCCATTAGAAGTCGATTTACTGCACCGCTCTGCCAACAGTGAACTTTACCAACTATACAGAAACTGCTCCCTTGCGGTACTTAACGTTGGGAGTAACACTGACGATGCCGAAGCGATTTATAAACAATATGAGAGCTTTGATATTGAAATTCTTAAACGCGAACGAGGCGTAAAGCTTAAACTAATCAATCCTCCTGAACATGCTCTCGTTGATGGTAAAGTGATCACAGGAATTCGAGAGCAGTTGTCTGCTGTATTAAGAGACATTCTGTTTATATCTAACCGCTACCTCTGTATTCCGCAGCCAAAACCAAGCAACATCATTACCCATATTGTGTTTGATATCATTCGAAATGCCAACAGCATAAAGCTTGAAAGCGATCCCAACCTTATTACCTGTTGGGGCGGCCACTCGATTAATCACAATGAGTATAAATACACCAAAGAAGTCGGCTATCAGCTCGGTTTAAGAGGGATGAACATTTGTACCGGTTGTGGCCCAGGGGCGATGAAAGGTCCAATGAAAGGCGCAACGTTTGGTCACGCCAAACAACGTAATTACCGCGGACGCTATATTGGATTAACCGAGCCTAGCATCATCGCGGCAGAGCCCCCGAACACCATAGTGAACGAATTGGTGATCATGCCCGATATTGAAAAACGCCTTGAAGCTTTTGTGCGTTTAAGTCACGGAATGATTATTTTTCCAGGCGGGGCCGGCACCGCGGAAGAGTTATTGTTTATTCTTGGTATTTTATTGCACCCTGAAAATAAATATCAAAAATTGCCTATAGTCTTAACGGGACCAAGAGAGAGTGAACAATACTTTGCTGAATTAGATAATTTTATTGGCTCTATACTAGGGCCTGAAGCCCAGCAAATGTACACCATCATTATCGATAACTCTGAAGATGTCGCGCAATATCTGCAACAACATTTACACTCGGTCATTAATTATCGCAAGATGGTTGGCGATGCCTATCATTATAATTGGAGCTTAGAAATAGAAGATCACTTTCAAAGGCCGTTTGACCCTAGCCATGAAAATATGGCAAATTTATGTTTAAGAAAAGATTTACCAGTCAATGAATTGGCTGCAAATTTAAGAAAAGCGTTTTCTGGCATTGTCGCCGGTAACGTAAAACCTGAATGGGTTAAACGGATCCGAGAACAAGGCCGTTACCAAATCAGTGGCGACAAAGAAATTATGTCTCTGATGGATAACCTGTTATCATCATTTGTAAAGCAACAGCGTATGAAATTACCTGGAAGTAAATACACTCCCTGCTACGACATAGTACAAGAATAA
- a CDS encoding DUF3192 domain-containing protein — protein MNKKIAFFLFLAFALYGVFATSVMYFYKDTPANMEWDEREGYNRQYINQLNLENTNVDKILQDLGAPDLTEAKIVGSESYQVMFYRTQHKHSDGITTQDECTALLFKGGMLVGIGETAYIDYKEL, from the coding sequence ATGAATAAAAAAATTGCCTTCTTTCTTTTCCTTGCTTTTGCTCTATATGGTGTATTTGCTACCTCAGTAATGTACTTTTATAAAGACACGCCTGCAAACATGGAATGGGATGAGCGTGAAGGCTACAACCGTCAATACATTAATCAATTAAACTTAGAAAACACTAATGTAGACAAAATCTTACAAGATTTAGGCGCGCCAGATTTAACCGAAGCTAAAATAGTTGGCTCTGAAAGCTACCAGGTAATGTTTTATCGCACCCAACATAAACATTCTGATGGCATCACAACACAAGATGAATGTACCGCATTATTGTTTAAAGGTGGGATGTTGGTAGGGATTGGTGAAACGGCCTACATCGATTATAAAGAGCTTTAA
- a CDS encoding GNAT family N-acetyltransferase has translation MNDITLATDANVRAEYLTAADLKLAASLLFLAYHDDPVFMDIFGAENSDYEQCLRAAIREELTTFWQAKQPILGLYNGEALVGVACLHAPDSGFGSERFWHWRLKMLLGAGYVSTKQMIEKEELISSVVPLKRYHRLSFIAIHPLHQHHGFGHYLMAAVNTVLSEDPTSEGVAVYVTTEKYKNFFAECDYEFVEEVKVGNVVGPLMVHYRQV, from the coding sequence ATGAACGATATAACACTTGCCACTGACGCGAACGTAAGAGCTGAGTATTTAACCGCTGCGGATTTAAAATTAGCGGCATCCTTACTGTTCCTAGCCTATCATGATGATCCGGTATTTATGGATATTTTTGGCGCCGAAAACAGTGACTATGAACAGTGTTTGCGAGCTGCCATTCGTGAAGAATTAACCACATTTTGGCAAGCTAAACAGCCTATCTTAGGTTTATATAACGGTGAAGCCCTGGTCGGCGTGGCGTGTTTACATGCACCAGATTCTGGCTTTGGCTCAGAACGTTTTTGGCACTGGCGACTAAAAATGTTACTTGGGGCAGGGTATGTTAGTACAAAACAAATGATTGAAAAAGAAGAGCTTATCTCATCAGTCGTTCCTCTAAAACGTTATCATCGTTTATCTTTTATTGCGATACACCCTTTACATCAACACCACGGATTTGGCCACTATCTCATGGCTGCGGTTAATACCGTGTTAAGTGAAGATCCTACGAGTGAGGGTGTCGCAGTGTATGTGACCACGGAAAAGTACAAAAACTTTTTTGCAGAATGCGACTATGAATTTGTCGAAGAGGTTAAAGTGGGTAATGTCGTTGGCCCACTCATGGTGCATTATAGACAAGTGTAA